The proteins below come from a single Prochlorococcus marinus CUG1415 genomic window:
- a CDS encoding lysophospholipid acyltransferase family protein, translating to MFFTQDIVLRIFFSKKKIINNDFSIPINSSIILAPTHRSRWDGLVLTMAMGRRVTKKDCRFMVTKSEMRGIQGWFLKRLGCFSINQLSPSLSTLKYAVNLIEKGEQLVVFPEGKINKYGKKLVLKEGLYRLARLATKKTKSIIIIPIGIAYSKVTPKFRSEFCLSFGKPIAINEFLNINIKEFNEFLNEQIIKEEEIALKNVGR from the coding sequence ATGTTCTTTACTCAAGACATTGTTTTGAGAATTTTTTTTAGTAAAAAGAAAATAATTAATAATGATTTTTCTATACCCATAAATTCCTCGATTATTTTAGCTCCAACCCACAGATCAAGATGGGACGGTCTCGTCCTCACTATGGCAATGGGTAGAAGGGTAACCAAAAAGGATTGCAGGTTTATGGTTACTAAATCAGAAATGAGAGGAATACAAGGTTGGTTTTTAAAAAGACTTGGATGTTTTTCGATAAATCAATTATCGCCATCCCTCTCAACGTTAAAATACGCTGTTAATCTTATAGAAAAAGGTGAACAATTAGTTGTTTTCCCGGAAGGGAAAATTAATAAATATGGGAAAAAATTAGTCCTCAAAGAAGGATTATATAGATTAGCTCGATTAGCTACAAAAAAAACAAAATCAATAATTATAATACCAATCGGAATTGCCTATAGTAAGGTTACTCCAAAATTTAGGAGCGAATTTTGTTTATCCTTTGGAAAACCGATAGCAATTAATGAATTTTTAAATATTAATATTAAAGAATTTAATGAATTTCTAAATGAACAAATTATCAAAGAAGAGGAAATTGCATTAAAAAATGTCGGTAGATGA